AACGTTCGGCGGAAGATGGTGAATCATTTGATCCAAACTATCATTGAGCTTTGCCTCGATGTTGAAAAACTGCTGCCACAGGGGTTGACCAAACAGTTCCGATGTTGCACCTTGACCTGGCAAGGCCAATCTCTTCCTTTCCTCGCATTCCAGGTTCGCTTTCTGTTTCTCCAACTTGCGTTTCAACATGGTTTAAACTGATTTGACCGTTGCGCGAAATAAGGCGCAATTTGataagtttatttataatCATCCAGGGCAGAAAAGAATGTTTTTGTTGGCGTTGCCACCcagttttattaattttgctTTGTTTACTATTATTCTAGTCACCTATGTAGTGGTAAttgttcaaataaaaatatatgcgGGCTATTTCAACGGATGCACAAACTCCTCCTTGCGGTCCTCGTTGTCTCGTATAAACTTTTGTTTAAATGTCTTGCAGCTTTTCTGAATATTTCCCTTGACGACGGTGCCCAGGATCAGGAGGAATTGAGAAATCTGTGGAAACAGAATACCATTTTAACATgtagtgtatttatttaaaaacaaattcattTAACTTACGGACAAGTCCTTTTCGGCCGTGCCCATCTTGACGAACTCGCACTGTGGAGCGTGTTTGCGGTGCTCCGACCACGGGTCATCCTCGGATTCCCAGCCATCAAGCGTCTTTCCGCAAACAAAGCAGGTGGCTGTGTCGTTCTCCCTCTTCGTGCCAGTCCAATAAAACCCAGCTTCGGCCATCTTTATGGGTTTTTAGTTAATTTGAGAAATAAATGATTAAAATCAGTTCTTGCCTTTGAAATGCTGCACGTAGATTGCTCGGGAAATGGCCAATCCTTGAAGCTATCGATGCGATGCTGCTCGAGAAGGTTTAGGTTTCGGAAGGCCTCCAGCTTATTGTTATCAAGACTCGCTACAATATCGTTGGCCATTTCTTTGAGTTAAATAAAGAGTTTCTATTTTCTCGGCTTGAGCggaaataaatacaaattggcTTGCTTTTTGAAGAGCGTCTTTGAGAGTTGCCACATAACGCGGGCAGTCGCAAACGGTCTCTCTAAAATTTTACAGAGGTTGGCCACTATCAAGGTGTTATTAtaacaaattttatatatttaatttacgattgtacaaataaaaatagtaaatagtaaatgtataaatgtataaatagtaaattaaaaaaacatgaaatGTATACAATAAAAAGTTATCGAAACTCTGTTAAGTAAGCCTAAGATATGGCAACACTACCGCTGCTGTTAAAGCAGCTGTTTCAATTATTGTCATCCAAAGTTGTGTACACCCTGTTTAGACGTTAAAGAGTTTTGCtgacttttatttataaacagaAAACACGGAAAAACATGGTTAAATGTTAACGGACACACCCACACCGACACCAATACACTATCACACATCGTATTGTTGTTCAGTTTTACCAAATAGTTCCGAATTTACCGCGAAAATCGAAATATTATGCACCCAAGTGGCACGCTGCGGCGCACACAAAATTGatttagaaaagaaaaagcgaacccaataacaacaaaaaagaaagTAATCGGATCGGCCTTGGGCAAGAGAAAGAGGCAACCCAATTTGGCAGATAGTAGGTCACTGCCGCAGCAGGCTGCCACCGCACAAGGGGCAGTGGCCCAAGGACATTCAGGAGAACTTTctaaacagcaacaacaaacacattCAGCCAGCCCCACTCACACCCACTCGCAGAATCATAGTCACAATCAACCAGACATTGGCAATGATACGGTGCACTGGCAATGCGCTCACTTGAAGGCAGCCGTCAGGAGCAGGACCtcgagctggagctggaactGCCCCGAATGGCAAACGAACGCAAGCAGAGCAGTCCCAAGGTGGAGCTGACCAAGCTCAGCCACGAACTAATTGAGGAGTGTAAACGCAGCCAGGAGGACTCGCTGCTGTCGCGCCACCTTCGCCACGAGCTGGAAAAGTACGTCACATCCTCCCACCCATTCAGGCGATTCCCTCTGGGAAGTTAAATGGGCTATCACTTACTTTAGTAAGCCCCTAATCTCGGGGGCTCTATGCTAAGGGCGCTTATCAGTAGCGGAACCCTCGAAATCATTGAACTTGCACGTGCTGCCcagggttatttccgatcttCCAATCCGACACTCAACCTTAACTTTTACCTTAACCCACAGGCTGACTCGCGATTCTCGTCGGGAGCTGGTGCGAAAGCAGCGGAATGGTTGCGCCCCCCTGTTCATCGCGTGCAAGCGAGGAGCCGTAGTCATAGCCGAGTACTTGATCACCATATGTGAGGCGGATATTGAGCAGAGAGGGCACTTTGAGGTCCCGGAGGACAACAGCTTTCACTATGTTACGCCCCTGTGGGCAGCCGTTGTCTCTGGAAAGTTGTCGATGGTCAAGTACCTGGTTCGAATCGGATGCGACATAAATGCCACATCGGATTCAGGATCTACGCCCGTGCGGAGTGCCTGCTACATGACCCATGTGGACATTGGTGAGTGTTTAGTCGAGCCGTTTTGAGGTGTTCCAACACGCAATCCCTTCCTACCATTGCCATTCAAAGGAACTTTCTTCAACATCTGCTTAAGTCTCACAATTAAAAGTTTCCcattaaacaatttaatttccaaacacCAAAAGTTTAAAACCCATTTGTATTTCAGTCAAGTTTCTTGTGGAGAACGGGGCCGATATCAAGCGGCCGAACATTAATGGTGGCACCTGCCTGATTAACTCGGTGCAGTCGGTGCAGCTATGTTTGTATCTGGTGCGCAAGGGAGCGGATATCAATGCCCGCGATATTCAGGACAAAACGGCTCTGCACTATGCGATTCAGGAGCACCGACTGGACACCACCAGGATGCTGATTGAGCAGGGCGCCGATCCATATGCAAAGAGTCGTTATGGAGACGATGCTCTGCGCACCGCTTGCCTGAAAGGAGCCCATCAAATCTTCGACTTCCTGAAGAAGGAGCTCAACTACACGGCGGCCAGGTTGGCAGAGGCGCACGAGCTGATGGGGTCGACGTTCCTGGACGAGCACAACGAGTCGCGCGTTTGCATCCTACACTGGCGCATGGCGCACCACATCCGGGCCGCGTACACCCCGTACATTGAGAAGAACCCTCAAGTTCCGCTGCGGACGGCCTACGAAAATGCAGTGGAGTTCAGCACGCTAGAAGAGCTGGACAACATTGCCACGGACATGGATGCGATGCGGACCCAGAGTCTACTCATTTGCGAGCGGGTGCTGGGACTGACCCACAAGGATATGCTGTTTCGGCTGACATTTAGGTAGGTTCTTAGAAGTGGTTAGATGCTACTTGGAGCTAATCTCATTCATAAAATTGTGTTCCAGGGGCGCGTCTTATGCGGACTCACTGCAGCTGCAGCGTTGCATCGATCTTTGGCGTTTCCTGCTCGAGGTTCGCGTGTCCAACTGGTCCATTTTGCACTTCGAGACTTGCTTTGCGGCCCAGGCACTGGTGCGCTTGATGCTGGATCTGCACGTTCAAAACTCCAGCCACATAAGAAGCGATGCCAGGGCCAGGTTCGTGCATCAGGACAATGTTCTGCCGCGGTTCGAAGACGTCCTAGGAGTGTTTCGAACTCTGGCGGATAGCGCCATTGTTGTGAAGCATTTGCTGCTCTTGCGTCCAGTTTTTCGGCGCCAGCAGGAGAACTACGATCGCGTTATGAGATGCCTGGCGCACCTCATCTACCTGCTGATAAATACCGTCCACACGGAAGCCCAAAACAAGCTCATCTACCAGGCAATCCATGAGACTGTGGTTGTTGGCAACCTGCGCAGTGCCAGCACCGCCGATACTCTGCTCCACCTCTGCGCCTCGCGGCTGAACGTCATTAAGAGCGGCTACATCACCGATGACAACTTTGCTGATGTGCGTGAGACTTGAATTCTTGAGTTAATGATATTCTAAAGAGTACATCTCGCCTTTTAGAAGACTGTGTTCCCGAATGCGGATGTCATCAAGCTGCTCATTGAGTGCGGCGTCGATGTCAACATTAAAAACGAAGCCAAATCCACGCCCTTGCATGTCGCCTGTCAGCCCTACAACTATGACAATGAGGtgattaataatattttttaaataattgtgTGTTTTCAAGCCAATTTGTTGTTACAGATTGTTCACCTGTTGCTCAAGTGCGGAGCGGATATCGATCAGCCGAATCGCGCCGATAAGCGGCCCTACGACTTAATAGCCTCCAATCCCACCAGCACCATTCCGCTGCTCAACTTCGTGACGCTGCAGTGCTTGGCAGCGACCACGATCAGTAAGCACCGGATTCCCTACCACAACCAGCTACACAGGCAGCTCGAACAGTTTGTTAGAAACCACGAACCGTGAACCGATAAGAGGATGGTGGAAGTGGAACCTCCATTGGGAGCGAGTTTTGCGTCTATGTCTAATGTCAAAATTGATAGTGTCTGTTTCCATATTTCGGCCGTGTCAAAATTTTCACTAGCGATTACTTTGTCTCGCttgattataaatatatacagaTATCTATATCTATTGTTAATTCGGCTTAACGTAGTTTAAAACTAAAAGCGAGATGAAGCAAAAACAAGTGAACAGAACAAGCAAGAAGGTTAAACGATGAACGTGATATTAAcaactatatatatagagagtgtatctgaagaaaaaaattgaatattttagAGATCTTACAAAGCGAAAGCGAAAGGCGAGGGTTAACTGTGTACTTAACACCATAGTTCTGCGCTGCTGTTTGATTATTAGATTATTATCCTAGGGATTGCGAGAGAGATTGCGAAACTCATTGTAACGCCAATAAAGTTTACACATtatctacatacatacatacaattATGCCTGATTATATACTATAcacgaatatatatacagatatatatatatatgagcatatatacatacaactAGAATAACTAATTGAACACTTGTTGAACCACTAAAACCGAACTCTATAACTGATTGTGAATCGAACTCTACTCCATAATGGTGGAATAGCATTCGATAGCATTTGTCCCCCAACTTCTTATGATTACCTGGCTTTTTAGACCTGCCCCAGAGTGCATCCTATCCCCAGAGCCAAATAGTCTCTCTTTTTGGTcaagtattttaaaaacagtttCTGTGAGACGATCGATTGAGTTCGTTTAGCACATGTTGCATAAGCCGAATCGAATAATTATCTACTGAATTTTGAGTAAGAAGCAAATCTAATCAATAAATTGAATAGTTTACAGTTTACTGTCAATAAACCTTGTTTTTTAATTGGGTAATCACTACTATTTCCTTTTTGAAACATcacttttttattatcaaaCTTGtctcgtattattttgcttttaaaataaatacattctttaataataatatacacATCTGAGCATCATATATTGTGACTGCTTAATATAGACTACGACACTAAATATGTGATTAAGAGTAGAACCTAACTATGCAAACAGTCAGTACTGGAGTAGGGAGCACAAGGCCAGCAGGACAATGGACAAGGACAGGGATGTGGCGGATGATGCCACACTCCTCAGGTTATTGTAACTGTCCACGATGTGGATCTTCCAGCCCATGTTCCCGTGGGTGAAGGAATTGTAGTAGACAGTATCCGGCCAGGTTATGTTTGGCGTGATTTCCAGCAGGGCAGGGGGCTCGTCCACGCACTCGGTGATCAGCGACCGATTGAACTTCTTGAAGGTGGCGAAGTTGTCGTCCAACCGGCGATCGTATTTCGGGGGATATCTGGAGAGGCAAAGGGGCCCGGCTGCCGTGGGCTTGGGTCTTCCCCGCCTGGTGAACTCCACTCCGGCCAGAACACGAACCTCGCTCTGCTTGGCGTCCGACAAGCGATCGTAGCCGCCTTGAGGATCGTCGGTGATCACCAGGGGATGATAGTGCTCCGGGGAGTGGGGATTGTTGCCGCCTCTGACCTTAAACGTGTATGTCAGACCCCTCTTAAGGTACAGTTCCGGTATCATATAGCCATTGATGTACCAGGCCAGGCCACTGGAGACATGGCCAGTCAGTCCTTGATAGCCCCGCAAGCCTCCTGAGGGTCCCAAGTAGGCGTTGAAGGTACGAACCGTTCTGGAaggatgaaaatatttataagtcAACCCTTCTTTGGTTGGGAAGTGTTAATCTTCTTACGCATCAGTGATCCTGGTGCGCTCCCACAATGGTGGAGGCATCTCTACGCTTTTGGTGAAGGCAAAGCAATCGTTAACGGGCTCCGTGGTATTGAAATCGATTAATATATCACTTTTGGGATAGTGAGTGTGGAATGCTGGCTCATTGTTGGAGTCCAATTGGCCAAAGGCCCACACGACATAGTTGCTGCGGTCCAGGAAGATCTCCTTGTCGCCATCGTCAGCTAAACAGAACAGGAATTCCTTAACCCATATTTTCAAAAGAATATCCTTAGAACTCACATGACTTTAGGGTTCTCCTGAAGCTGATAGTGTTGATACCATCCTTGCGGCTGTAGGTGTTCAGCTGGAAGCTGTCCAACCCTCCAACTACATCATCCCGGCAAACACCCTTGTTCTGGCCCAAAACCTGAACACAGGGGGCCAACGAGGTGATATTATAGTCGATGGTGTAGCCTCGGATTTCGTCTATATAGGCAACCACCACATCCGAGCCGATCATTTGGCTGGATGTATCCGATCCGGATATGCCAAAGGACATGTAATCGTTGGCCGCCACCTGTCCGGATAGCTGGAATGTGATCTGCGGCCCAAACACCTCCCAGGACACCTGCAGATCCTTGTGCAGCTGCCGGCAGTTGGGCAATGAGAACTCGAAGGGCGTAATCTTGACCAGAGAAGGTGGGACATTCAAGCGCTCGTTGATCAGCACATGGCCATAGTTCTCACTGTCCGCCACATCATAAACACTGATCCAGTCAATGTCGAAGATGGTTTTGTCACCCGGCAGCTCCAGCTCAATGGTCTCCTTGTTGTACTGGCGAATGGGATCCAGGCTGGAATTAGATACATGTACTAACTAAATGAAATAGCTATGTTTAAGACTTACTATCCCCTTTCATCCGGCAGCTTACTGCCCCGACTCGACGGCTGCGCTCCCACTCCGGTCCAGAAGAAGGTCCTCTTGCCGAGCCCATCGTAGGTGAAGTCCTTGATCCGAATGGTCTTCGAGTCCAGGATCtcgatgctgctgctgctcacATTGTGACTGCGGCGGGAGAAGGTTCCGCCCACCTGGGTCTTGGGCGGCTCAAACTCCTCGGGAATGTACACATCCCCAAAGTTGTTCTGGCTGCTGAGATCGTAGACGGCCAGCCACTTGATTTCGGTTATCTTCTTCCGGTCTGGCAGCGTTAAGGTGAAGTCCTTGTTGTGGTAGCGATCCAGGATGTTGGTTCTGTGATGAACAGTTTTTGAATGGACTTTCTTTCATCATTTGCCAAATCAGATCCTTACCTGCCATGTTCATCCGGGACAATGAAGCCCTGCGGCCCTGGCCGGTTGCTGGCTCCCGACCAGAAGAACGTGTCCGCCCCGTTACCGTCATAGTTAAAGCCCACAATCAGGAAGGTGTACTCGTTGACGGCGTACACATCCCCGGACACTTGGTGATGGTAGGAGTTGAGTTTGCCCAAATACTGCCCACGATATGGACCATCCTCCTCCTCGCCCTCGGCCACTGCAGGTTCGATAAGAAGAGAAAGACAAGAACGGATGAGAGTGCCGCGGCCGGTGAAACAAAATCACAAAACGAAAGACTCTGACAACAAACTCGTTTGGGGTTTCGACTGACTAATAGGCCAACAATGCGCCTTCTGATTGACTGCCACTGGGCCAGGTGGCGACCCCTGGTGGGCACTGTAAGCCAACACGCCGTCCGTAGACCAGTTTCTCTAGTTTTACACGAAAGTGAATTTGTTTTCGCCCCGTCTCGAGCGTAACGCCATTAAAAATTTCTCTttcttttgcaattttttctATGTTATTGCAAGGTTTgcgatttaattaatttacgTAAATTAATTTAACTTACAGGCAAAGGGGAGCAGGGTGGAGCAGGTGAGGAAAATCAGGAAAAGGTGTAGTATCCGTTGCAGTCGCAGACAAAGAACATTGTTGCTACCGCTTTTGTTGCTCAATGTCATTTCTGCCTTTTTGTGTCTCAGATCGCTGCCTAGCCACGTAAACCCTGTTGTTTAATTGATCGATACTGGTATCTCCGGCTCCGA
The Drosophila bipectinata strain 14024-0381.07 chromosome 3R, DbipHiC1v2, whole genome shotgun sequence DNA segment above includes these coding regions:
- the Det gene encoding baculoviral IAP repeat-containing protein 5 — its product is MANDIVASLDNNKLEAFRNLNLLEQHRIDSFKDWPFPEQSTCSISKMAEAGFYWTGTKRENDTATCFVCGKTLDGWESEDDPWSEHRKHAPQCEFVKMGTAEKDLSISQFLLILGTVVKGNIQKSCKTFKQKFIRDNEDRKEEFVHPLK
- the m-cup gene encoding protein fem-1 homolog C, producing MRSLEGSRQEQDLELELELPRMANERKQSSPKVELTKLSHELIEECKRSQEDSLLSRHLRHELEKLTRDSRRELVRKQRNGCAPLFIACKRGAVVIAEYLITICEADIEQRGHFEVPEDNSFHYVTPLWAAVVSGKLSMVKYLVRIGCDINATSDSGSTPVRSACYMTHVDIVKFLVENGADIKRPNINGGTCLINSVQSVQLCLYLVRKGADINARDIQDKTALHYAIQEHRLDTTRMLIEQGADPYAKSRYGDDALRTACLKGAHQIFDFLKKELNYTAARLAEAHELMGSTFLDEHNESRVCILHWRMAHHIRAAYTPYIEKNPQVPLRTAYENAVEFSTLEELDNIATDMDAMRTQSLLICERVLGLTHKDMLFRLTFRGASYADSLQLQRCIDLWRFLLEVRVSNWSILHFETCFAAQALVRLMLDLHVQNSSHIRSDARARFVHQDNVLPRFEDVLGVFRTLADSAIVVKHLLLLRPVFRRQQENYDRVMRCLAHLIYLLINTVHTEAQNKLIYQAIHETVVVGNLRSASTADTLLHLCASRLNVIKSGYITDDNFADKTVFPNADVIKLLIECGVDVNIKNEAKSTPLHVACQPYNYDNEIVHLLLKCGADIDQPNRADKRPYDLIASNPTSTIPLLNFVTLQCLAATTISKHRIPYHNQLHRQLEQFVRNHEP
- the knk gene encoding protein Skeletor, isoforms B/C; protein product: MTLSNKSGSNNVLCLRLQRILHLFLIFLTCSTLLPFALAEGEEEDGPYRGQYLGKLNSYHHQVSGDVYAVNEYTFLIVGFNYDGNGADTFFWSGASNRPGPQGFIVPDEHGRTNILDRYHNKDFTLTLPDRKKITEIKWLAVYDLSSQNNFGDVYIPEEFEPPKTQVGGTFSRRSHNVSSSSIEILDSKTIRIKDFTYDGLGKRTFFWTGVGAQPSSRGSKLPDERGYLDPIRQYNKETIELELPGDKTIFDIDWISVYDVADSENYGHVLINERLNVPPSLVKITPFEFSLPNCRQLHKDLQVSWEVFGPQITFQLSGQVAANDYMSFGISGSDTSSQMIGSDVVVAYIDEIRGYTIDYNITSLAPCVQVLGQNKGVCRDDVVGGLDSFQLNTYSRKDGINTISFRRTLKSSDDGDKEIFLDRSNYVVWAFGQLDSNNEPAFHTHYPKSDILIDFNTTEPVNDCFAFTKSVEMPPPLWERTRITDATVRTFNAYLGPSGGLRGYQGLTGHVSSGLAWYINGYMIPELYLKRGLTYTFKVRGGNNPHSPEHYHPLVITDDPQGGYDRLSDAKQSEVRVLAGVEFTRRGRPKPTAAGPLCLSRYPPKYDRRLDDNFATFKKFNRSLITECVDEPPALLEITPNITWPDTVYYNSFTHGNMGWKIHIVDSYNNLRSVASSATSLSLSIVLLALCSLLQY